A stretch of the bacterium genome encodes the following:
- the paaD gene encoding 1,2-phenylacetyl-CoA epoxidase subunit PaaD, with the protein MTTILEDAVWGILGSIEDPELPIAITDLGLVQEVRVTGDRVAVRLVPTWTGCPALDVIRARVRGALGALPGVREATVEYTYDEPWSLDRMTSRGRERLAAYGLAVPRCWFSEPPTCPYCGSADVALDSLFGPTLCRATYLCRSCRNPFERFKPPTGQPVTAS; encoded by the coding sequence GTGACCACGATACTGGAAGATGCGGTCTGGGGAATCCTCGGTAGCATCGAGGATCCCGAGCTGCCGATCGCGATCACAGACTTGGGGCTCGTCCAAGAGGTCCGGGTGACAGGCGATCGCGTCGCCGTACGGCTCGTGCCGACCTGGACGGGGTGCCCGGCGCTTGATGTGATCCGCGCGCGGGTTCGTGGGGCGCTCGGCGCCCTCCCCGGCGTGCGGGAGGCGACCGTCGAGTATACCTACGATGAACCGTGGTCGTTGGACCGAATGACTTCCCGCGGGCGGGAGCGTCTGGCGGCGTACGGTCTTGCCGTGCCGAGGTGCTGGTTCAGCGAGCCTCCGACCTGCCCATACTGCGGGTCAGCAGACGTGGCGCTCGACAGCTTGTTCGGCCCGACGCTGTGCCGGGCCACCTATCTCTGCCGGTCCTGCCGCAATCCCTTCGAACGGTTCAAGCCCCCCACAGGACAACCCGTCACCGCATCATAG
- the paaC gene encoding 1,2-phenylacetyl-CoA epoxidase subunit PaaC — MGGTLAAIADPAIRAAFRESLLRAADDELVIGHRHSEWTGFGPDIESDVAMSSIAQEEIGHARAFYGQISDGEEGGGDHLAFGRAPAQYLNAILTERENGGWESSILRLVLYERYEAARLQWVSVSGQEPVAGLAKALLREEQYHALFADAWLTRMSRGSDEGHTRVQTALEALWPDALGLFEATEIDAQLLATGILKAGPDAQRQRWEAEVCPVIEACGLIVPASPPRTGGRQGRHTPDFDRLHAHLTEVRRSDPEARW; from the coding sequence GTGGGCGGCACCCTGGCCGCGATCGCCGATCCCGCGATTCGGGCGGCATTTCGCGAGTCGCTTCTGAGGGCGGCCGATGATGAGCTGGTCATCGGCCACCGGCACTCCGAATGGACGGGCTTCGGCCCTGACATCGAGAGCGACGTGGCGATGAGCAGCATCGCCCAGGAGGAAATCGGGCACGCGCGAGCCTTCTACGGACAGATCAGTGACGGCGAGGAGGGCGGAGGAGACCACCTTGCCTTCGGGCGGGCTCCCGCACAGTACCTCAATGCGATCCTCACCGAGCGGGAGAACGGCGGCTGGGAGTCCAGCATCCTCCGCCTCGTCCTCTACGAACGATACGAGGCTGCGCGGCTCCAGTGGGTCAGCGTATCGGGCCAAGAGCCCGTGGCGGGCCTGGCGAAGGCGCTGCTGCGCGAGGAGCAGTATCACGCCCTATTCGCCGACGCCTGGCTCACCCGCATGAGCCGCGGCAGCGACGAAGGTCACACCCGGGTGCAGACGGCCCTCGAAGCCCTGTGGCCGGACGCCCTCGGCCTCTTCGAAGCCACTGAGATCGATGCGCAGCTTCTCGCCACGGGAATCCTCAAGGCGGGGCCGGATGCCCAGCGGCAGCGCTGGGAAGCCGAGGTGTGCCCCGTGATCGAGGCGTGCGGCTTAATCGTCCCCGCCTCGCCGCCGAGGACGGGAGGGCGGCAGGGGAGGCACACCCCCGACTTCGACCGGCTTCATGCGCACCTGACGGAAGTACGGCGGTCCGACCCGGAGGCACGCTGGTGA